One window from the genome of Osmerus eperlanus chromosome 1, fOsmEpe2.1, whole genome shotgun sequence encodes:
- the c1h1orf50 gene encoding uncharacterized protein C1orf50 homolog — translation MDKTVTLPNQPDKPTKVTLVENTANPNGLSLVSSYQTHRVGDPMDLVALATQVQKGDDFVKANACNRLTVIADQIRYLQEQARKVLEDAKKDAELHHAACNVVKKPGNMYYLYERPSGQKYFSILSPQEWGSSCPHKFIAAYKLQYDMSWTPLEEVQKRDAEMGIMDKLLSQQAALPPCSEPNFEGLTK, via the exons ATGGATAAAACAGTAACCCTACCTAACCAACCCGACAAACCAACCAAAG TGACGTTAGTGGAAAACACTGCAAACCCAAATGGTCTGTCTTTGGTCAGCTCTTACCAGACCCACAGGGTGGGGGACCCCATGGATCTGGTTGCCCTGGCAACACAAGTACAGAAG gGAGACGATTTTGTCAAAGCTAATGCTTGCAACAGGTTAACTGTCATTGCGGATCAGATTAGATACCTGCAGGAACAGGCGAGGAAG GTTTTAGAAGACGCTAAGAAGGATGCTGAGCTCCATCACGCTGCATGTAATGTTGTAAAAAAGCCAGGGAACATGTATTACCTTTACGAGCGCCCGTCAGGACAGAAAtacttctccatcctctccccacaG gaatgggGCTCCAGTTGCCCTCACAAGTTTATCGCTGCGTACAAGCTTCAGTACGACATGTCCTGGACCCCACTGGAGGAGGTGCAGAAGAGGGACGCAGAGATGGGCATTATGGACAAACTCCTCAGCCAGCAGGCAGCCTTGCCACCCTGCTCAGAGCCTAACTTTGAGGGC